AAATTAGTTTATATAGCTTACAAAATATTTACTGGTGCAATGAAATTaactttgaattaaaaataatagaaaatagaattgACAGGTGAGGAGGAACAAAATGTCAGCTAAAAGAATGGAATCACTACTACAACTGAACATAAATTCAGATTTTGCATTTTTGACTGTTCAGATGAATAGTAAAATTATAGTTATATATCTTCATACACAAAGAAATATGATAATCtgtagcagaaaagaaaagagtaacaGGATTTTTTCTTGCCAATAcatctaataaaaatgaaaaatatactttacCACACTTTTAGAGAACCTGGCAGTTATAGGTTTTGTTTTCATAGGGAATTGGAAAACTTTGAAGGCGTACTGTCCCATTTattcataagaaaacaaaagccaagGAACGTTAAGTAACTTTACTTCTAATTAAATCATTCTCACAGATGGAATATGAAGAGATAAAAGCAGAAGACAACGTTTCCACAGTGATTCAATTTGTACTCCTGGGATTTTCTGACCTTCCAAATCTCCAAGGGTTACTATTTGGAGTGTTCTCAATCATTTACAttattatcttatttggaaattgcctcataataataataaccaggCTTGACTCTGCACTACAGAAacctatgtattttttcctttcaaatttttccTCATTGGAAATGTGTTATGTGTCTGTCACTCTCCCTAGGATTCTAGTAAACCTCTGGACTCAGGATAGAAGCATCTCTATCCTAAACTGTGCTGCCCAAATGTGCTTCCTCCTTATGCTGGGAGCCACTGAATGTTTCCTCCTGGCTGTGATGGCTTacgaccgctatgtggccatttgTAACCCTCTGCGCTATCCTCTAGTCATGAACCAAAAGATGTGTATCCAACTGGCTATTGGCTCCTGGATCAGTGGCATCCCAGTCCAGATAGGGCAAACATGTCAAATTTTCTCCCTGCATTTCTGTAATTCTAACCAAAttaaccacttcttctgtgacatacCCCCCATTCTGAAGCTGGCCTGTGGAGACACTTCCATACATGAGATGTCAGTCTATGCAGTAGCCATGTTGTTTGTTGCAGTACCATTCATGTTGATACTTGCCTCTTACAGCAAAATCATTTCCACCATTCTGAGGTTGCCAACAGCCAGAGGACAAGCCAAAGCCTTCTCCACGTGCTCTTCCCACCTGCTGGttgtgattttattctttggatCTGCTACCATTACCTACTTAGGACCAAAATCCAATCATTCTGCAGGAACTGACAAACTACTCTCTCTTTTCTACACCATAGTGACGCCAATGTTTAATCCCATGATATACAGCCTAAGGAACAAGGATGTTATTGCAGCACTGAGAAAATTATTACTTAAAAAGTAGTGTGATGAGTTTAATTGTAAGTGATTTAACTGCTTGCCACACAGTTATCAGGGAAACATTTCAAATCCTCTACATTccccctttaaaaaaataaccacttCAAGTTTATGATGTACTTATAGATACTTTTATATACTAACCTAAAATTTATGGTGCTTGGGTGTATACTAGGCAAATTAACATATTTTCAATGCTCCATGCCTAAGGAATATTCTTGCCTCATGAATAAAATAGTAATGTGCATCACATATTccttataaaaactaaaaatagaattcaatCTGTTATGATTTTTGGCCTAAATATACTGGAGAGTATACAAGATTACCTACCTAAATAATTTCCTAAATCTTCACACTTGTTTTTATTAGCAATCTTTGGTTCTATAGCACAGAGACTGGCTAATATCAGTTGaataatgaatgtttattgagtgtgtgattaaatgagtgaatggataaatgaatactACTTTGCCCTACCTCAGACTCTTGGCAAAATCTAGAGATTTTAGAACATCAATAAAGGGAGTGTATTTATTTCACCTACTATGCACCTGTGTGGAATTACTCTAAAAATAATACCAAAAGAAAAGTTTGCATGCACTTAGTTTTCTTCCTAATAACTTCCTGCCAAAGCACATGACATAACAGAACACTCCCACCTATCTCAACCAGTTTACTTTGCACATATTTCTATGGCTTACTTAGCAGTTATGGTCCCCAAATAATTTACTTTGGATTATTTCATCTCTTTCATAACTGCACTTCAAACAGCTACTCCGattccaatatatatttttaaaggaaaatatcaatGAGTTTAAAAGTGAAGGGAGGTGTTAGAAGTTGTTTTCAGGATCATTCAAAGTCCAAAAAGTTGCATTTACCTTGTTGTGCATAATCTCCCATGTCTTTAACCCTTTCTAAAGC
This sequence is a window from Equus caballus isolate H_3958 breed thoroughbred chromosome 12, TB-T2T, whole genome shotgun sequence. Protein-coding genes within it:
- the LOC138916799 gene encoding olfactory receptor 10AG1-like, which translates into the protein MEYEEIKAEDNVSTVIQFVLLGFSDLPNLQGLLFGVFSIIYIIILFGNCLIIIITRLDSALQKPMYFFLSNFSSLEMCYVSVTLPRILVNLWTQDRSISILNCAAQMCFLLMLGATECFLLAVMAYDRYVAICNPLRYPLVMNQKMCIQLAIGSWISGIPVQIGQTCQIFSLHFCNSNQINHFFCDIPPILKLACGDTSIHEMSVYAVAMLFVAVPFMLILASYSKIISTILRLPTARGQAKAFSTCSSHLLVVILFFGSATITYLGPKSNHSAGTDKLLSLFYTIVTPMFNPMIYSLRNKDVIAALRKLLLKK